The DNA sequence ATCCTTACCTTtccttttgttaatttcaatacGAAATGAAAGATCAaatatttactttattaattggaTAAAGATGATTGTGATTCGTGTTCTCTTTTACTCATTAGCTCCGCTTTGAATTCGGAGACGAACGAGAGCGTGGCCATCAAGAAGATAGCAAATGCTTTCGATAACAAGATCGATGCCAAAAGGACTCTCCGTGAGATCAAGCTGCTTCGTCACATGGACCACGAAAACGTTTGTGCCCTCATTTTCATTTATTTCATTCTTATTCCTTTTTCTTATACAAATGCATTGCAATGTAGTCTAAAGGTGGTTGCTTTAACTTTTGGAATGGGATTTTTGACCCTCTTCTCTTGTTTTTGGTGATGCAGGTTGTTGCAATTAGGGATATTATACCACCCCCTCAAAAGGAGGTATTTAACGATGTTTACATTGCTTATGAGCTAATGGACACTGATCTTCATCAGATTATTCGTTCCAATCAAACCTTGTCGGAGGAGCACTGTCAGGTTTCATTTTACTATAATCTGTCTTTGACCCTTTATTTATGCACATCTAGCTTACTAGTTTCCAAATTTCATTGCTTTCGTTGTAACTGTAACTGATCATGAAAATTGACTCGAATCCTGCCAATCAATAATGAGAATGACACAGTTGAAGTCTTTCATTGTAGATAAGCTTCTTTTTAAAAGTTCAtaacttttcatttttatatttttagtgtTGGAGCTTCCTCGTAGGCTCATTCTTACTCTACCTACCATCTTTAAATCATTCATATCTGCtgcaattttattatttcttttaaatttccTTTTGCAGTATTTCCTTTATCAGATTCTCCGTGgattaaaatatattcattctGCCAATGTCCTGCACAGAGACTTGAAACCTAGCAATCTTCTACTAAATGCCAATTGTGACTTGAAAATTTGTGATTTTGGGCTAGCTCGTGTCACCTCAGAAACTGATTTTATGACAGAATATGTTGTTACAAGATGGTACCGCGCCCCAGAACTGTTGTTAAACTCAGCTGATTACACTGCAGCAATTGATGTGTGGTCTGTAGGCTGTATTTTTATGGAATTGATGGACCGAAAGCCTCTTTTCCCTGGCAGAGATCATGTGAATCAGCTGAATTTGCTTATGGAGGtattttctttttgcaaaatCAGATTCTCACTTGTCAGCTTTGTGATATTTGTTTCGTTTTCAATGTTTGAGCTAAACTGAAATGTTTGTTAGTTATTTCCTGCTGAAGAGGATGGAAGAATTGCATAAAAAATGTAAAGAACTTAAAGAGTGCAAACTggtgttttattaaaaaatccCTTAACATTGTGTTTCATATTGGATAACTTTGTCACTCTTGCGGTATAGCATTCCAGGAATCGctgttgtttatttattttttttccaacaTAGGCCTCGTGTGCAGTTTGTACATGATTTGAATAAGGTGTATAATTGTTTACTGTAACCTTTGTAACTAACCTTGCAGCTTATTGGCACCCCATCAGAGGCTGAGTTGGGTTTTCTTAACGAAAATGCTAAGAGATACATTAGGTCAATGACAGTTCAACGTCGGCAATCATTTACTGAAAAGTTTCCTCACGTTCATCCCGCAGCAATTGATCTTGTTGAAAAGATGCTAACATTTGATCCAAGACAGAGGATAACTGGTGAATATGTCTTTCTTTTCATTATACAGGTCTTTTTTTAGCTTCTATGCTATTAAACCGATATGAGTATATTAATATTTTGTGTCTTGCAGTTGAAGATGCTCTAGCTCATCCCTACCTAACATCTCTGCACGACATCAGCGATGAACCAGTGTGCATGACTCCCTTCAACTTTGACTTTGAGCAGCGTGCTCTTACAGAGGAACAGATGAAGGCACTGATCTACCAAGAAGCTATGGCATTTAACCCCGAGTATCAGCAATAATGAAGATGGAAAGATTTCGTTCCTATTTATTAGTTTTATCATTACTTTGATTAGTGTGGTGTTGACCggtctatctctctctctctctctttctctctctctcttttagtATTTTCCATGTGTCTTATGATGATCGATTTCTTAATGTAAATATGTTCCATCCGAAACAGGGTGGTAATCATGCCAAAAATAATCTTTTCTCAGCAGCGGTATTTATGGTGTTTGTTTTTGCTAGTATCGGCTTTTTTTGATTCTTATTGTTGTTTCATTTGAGCTGTTACTGACTTATGATATTAAAAGACCCTTTCATTCCTATGCATTATTaaaaatgcatttttttttttattttctaaatacAATGTCAGCATGTTTCAATTTTATTCTTACTGATTTACAGTTACATTTCGAAAACTAAACTCCCCATGTATCCATGGGTAAACTTTCATTTGAACCATATCAATATCAAATTTCAATGTTGAAGCAAACTTAGAAATGTCAAGGGAAGGTGCGgaataaaagagaaaaataaaatactaagagACATTAAAAATTATCAAAGGGGAAAACATGAATCTAAGAAACAATGGAATAATTTGTACACCCAAATGGATATCATCACCTAATGATATAAGGAACACAAAATCTATTACAATGACTAGCTCTTGACACTCTCAAAGAATCTTGAAAGGGGTACAGGTCCTTCAGCCTTGTCATCGTTACCATTCCCAGCGTGCTTGGTCTTTGATTTGTGCTTCTTTTCCTTCTTAGATCTCTTAGACCTTGACTTAGATCTTCTTGCTTCCTTCTCTTCTTCATCACTGCTAGAAGAATCCTCTGACGAGCTGGACGATGAACTAGATTCCGATGATCTTCTTCTTGAAGAATGCTAAAGCAGTAGAACATTTCTTAGATTTGTATTATTGCATTTGAGATTTGTGCagataaaagataaatgaataccAAATTCACACATAATCATAGAGAGCTAGTATTGAAACATTAATAGAATTTCCATTTAGAAATATTGGGATAATTTAACTATGCAATTCTCCCTCCCTCTTCATATCCATTAGTATAGTTTGctattattaattaatcttttttctTAATATCTAATAGGAGTGAGAGAGGAGCATTAATCAAGTTAGGCCTAGAAGTAGgagaatatataaataaaaatggtATGAAGCTTTTCAATGAGTGAATCTAACAGAAAACATCAAAGATAATTTAAAGAGAAGTTGAACTAGTTCTTAAAGTAAAGGAGGAGAATATCTGATCAGCaatgaaaagaaaagagaaaccTTTTTCCttttgctgctgctgctgctgcgcTTCTTTAGATCTTTCTCCTTCCTATCTAAAATGAAACATAGATATAGAAAGAGACACATGAGATAAGATAGTAGTGAAAAGGGGAATAATTGAGAGTGACATGAATGAAAGAGTACCTCTTTTGCgagtagaagaagaagaggaatggTTTCTTCCTTGGGAGAGTTTGCGAGAGCGTTCGGCATCAAGTTGAGCTCGGTACTCTCTCATCATTCTATCAGTGTCTTTCTCAAGCTCCCCCTTTCGCAGTTCATCTTCTTTTTGCTTCTTCTTGTACTCTTCCCAGGTAATGGTGTGAGACGTTTTAAGGCTGGCCAAACGAGCCGCATGCCACTCTGGTGAATGAAATGAACCATCCACCTGCGACTCTCCTCATCAGTTATgtcttatacatatatatatatatatatatatattatcaatTCAATTCGATTCAAAAAAACACTCAACAATGAATGAAGAATAAAGGTCAAACTAATTCCATGCATAAATCAAGAATCGAAAGAACAAATTATTCACATGATGAAATTGGATTGGAATGGAATGGAAGGGTACAAACCATGCCATCCTCCACCTCGTCGGGTCCGGCAGATGTGGAACCTAACCTGGCTCTCTGCATAGCTTTGTAGGCTTGATTTTTCCCCATTACCGCAGCAATCAGCGATTCAGATACACcggaagaagacgaagaagaagaaaaccaaaaggaaaataattaataattaaaatttggaattgcgaTCCAATTGGAAGCTTGAagtttctcttcttctcttatcTCTATTATCCCTCCCTCCGCTCTTCGTTTCGTTTCGATTCGATTTGGGATTTTGTTCTGTTAAGAAAGACTGCGACCAACCTCGCCTTCATCACGTGTACGCTTCTTATTGGACCCGCTTCCCCTCCTAATCGGCCCATTAATGCTATTCCCCACAGCCCAACACTGATGGGCTTTCAATTGAAGGCCCATTCATAACCGCGGGCTTAAATTAGAGAAGCAAAACGTAAAGAGGTCTTTTACACCTGTGCCAGTGCCAGTGCCAGTGCCAGTGCTACTTAATCATGTTTTTTCAATAAGAGCACTGCTATTAGGGCATCTAATAGATACACCCAAAAAGAGTGCCCATTAATAACAACTAATtagcttttattattatttagttttattattaggtGCTAATTATTAGTGTCAATTCAACTATATAGACACAAAattgtttttctttctctttcaccTCATCTCATTTGGGTATGACAAACATTTTGTGATAACATATTTAACACCATATAAATATTTGGTGTTGTAATTTAGcagttttttatgttatttattatatgtatcctttaatttttttctttttaatacgTTCGATATGGAccttgtttgtttgtttatttaactaaagataattttcttttcaaaaaaataaagaaaaaagctAAAGGTAATTTTGaagtaaaaaaaacaaaaaacaaagacCGTCAAAATAATAATAGGCTTTTAGTAAACAATTTATTTATGATATGGTAATTATATATGCAAATTATAGTCCCTTTAGTTTGTTGTTTTGTGGTTGTATAGTagagtatttttatttagtgatgTATGTAGGAAGAGGAGATTAATGTTATGATGCAGGCAAAAGATAAAAGTTGGTTTTATATATATGGAtggattatatttaattttatggaatgaatgaatgaatgaagTGCAAGAATATTTAGAGATTCACAATTATCTATTCACATGTATGTATCATAATTTAACATATTTCATTTCATATAGTGATATAGTCTTGTGTTGAACATTCCTTCCAATGTTGTCGTCTcatctattattatttattgctcattattacataataattaatattttttagatatcTGTCTGTCTGACCATTTATTTGTATATTGGAGTTTCGAGGAGGAGCAATGAGTTATGAGATATTATTTTGTTTGTCATTGTGATTGTGAATAATAATCTGCATTTTTCATTTCCCACCTATTATGATATGAAAATCATATTGATATttcaataattgtattattatttgattCATCCACAAtgtttcttttaattatttatctccATCGTCCCATAATAAAATACTCTTactcatctatatatatatatacatagaaagagatttgaaattcaaatttgaAAGACAAACAACATGAAATCATTATATTTAgtagaaagagagagggttggGTTTAACTTTAACACAagggaaataataataataataataataataataataataatatggtgAAAGTGAGAGGCATGAATCGATcaggtatattatatattttagatttgattattatatattataatttagtatttaactttgttatttgtgttctcGAGTGGTAGGGTAATGCAGTGCTTTTTGGCTTTTGCAAAATCATCCTTTTTTACATTATTATATTCtgcctttttttattttttaatttcttgtGGACTCCACACTGTTACATACACTTTGACACAGAATTTACTTTAGATGACTTTTTATTTCATGACTAAAAGGGACCCTAAAATAAGGATCAACAAGTTACCCAATCTGTGGAAACTGTTGCtatatacttttatattttgatttctaatatATTGTATGTGTGAATATGATACAGAGAGAGTACTAGTATAATAGAGGagtacattattattattattattattattattattattattattgataaaataaaatacaggaGAGGAGTTGCTAAATGGcttttatatttgtttaaatTAAAATTGGTGAGTTGCGGAAATCACGGGTTGCtgttatgttatgttatgtACTTAAATCAAAGCCCGTGTCGTGTCACTGCCATTTTCCTTGTGGCCTTACGCTCAACGACGTCGTTTtcctcttcttttatttttattctgacTTCCTTCCTGACACCCCAAACCAAAACACAATGTCACTCTCTAATATTTTTACCATATTATTtcactttctttctttctctctatataatttattatatatgtctCTTTTCGTAAATTTCACAGCAAATCACACAGACttgatgatgttgatgatgtGATGTGACTGCACAgtgaaataattatttaagagtAAGCAAAGAATTGCATAATCTATGATTTGTCAATTAATTACATTAAGTTtgggaattttacaaaaatactgtttttggaccaaaactttacaaatatactgggacacggcaaaaataacatttttactgCCCCAGCCCAATTTCTTTACTTTTGTACTGCCTAAGCCCAACAACATAACATTTATACTGTGAACAGTAAAACACACGGGAAAACAACCTGCTTCGTGTGTGGGGAGTCGCCGGAGACGGAcatcaccaagaaaaaaccattaaatccggcaagaataaacaaaagcagtaaaatcgacgtcaataaataatcatggcaaaacaacagtaaaacaacactaaaacaatcaaacaaaacaaaagaaaaaaatgattaaaaaaaacaatcacGCACAACTCAACAAtgatgcaaaatcaactatatttgcaagtctattcctagaaaattataaaaaaaaaactactaaaacaacactgaaacaacacaaaaacaaatgaagcagAAAACACCGGGGAAAAACCATAAAATCTGGCAAAGAGAAAAATttactaaatcaacaacaaattactgttttgtagtgttattttactattgttttaatatgaaaaaaaggccacataaatgaaatattgtaaaaaatgacaggacatgaaatctatatcagttctcataaagagcaatggacaatggGAAAAAGAACATAATTATTTCAAGAGAAGGTGacaatcctataaaaaaacataagaaaacactactacaacaacacaaaaaaaaatacagaacataaaaaaataagcataaaaaaactttggaatggtagtatttcgatcgggtgtacttggattcccatcctataaaaaaacataagaaaacactaccaaaacaacacaaaaaaaaaaaaaaaaaattgaaacttgaGTTGTATATACAAAAGGGTAATgatttgaaattgaaaattctgttgtgtgtgtgttttttctaCCTTGTTCTTCTTCTTGGTCCACAAAGAATCCAAGATAAGATTCATGACCATACACGGCGAGCTCTAGAGAAGAGTCTACCAGTGTAAGGTTTGGACTCTCTGAGAGCATCTTCCATGGTTTCAACAAAGAGGTTGAGGTTTCTTTGGGGAAGGGATGTAGAGAGTCAAAGGGATTGCAGAGAaaggtgaaaaagaattgtaACATGGTTTTGGTTTTTGTTTAGAGtggaaaatataaataaatagataaaattgATGAGAGGGTTAGCTTTATTGAGTAGTGTGTGTGAGAGTTGTCACATCTCACATCCAAATCAATcattttaataaaacaaaaaaaaattaaattttgaagtGGGGAGACACAACTACccattatttcttattttattaagtatatataataGTAGAGTGTGGGAGAGTTGgacattatatatatgttgataGGAGAGGAGATGTACGTGGCAAGCATGCATGAATGTGGTGATGTTATAACatattaatttccaaattttacATGCAAACAAAAATTGTTggcagccaaaaaaaaaaaaaaaaaaaaaagttggcaattaaaaaaaaatacaaaagttatttttggagggtaacagtataaaagaaataaaataggaAAACACAGTAAactgtgtaaatttcccttaagTTTTAGGAAAAATTGAATGCAGATTTTGACCCCAGCTAAGCTAATAATCTTTAATTTCATTTTCCTAAATACACAAATTCATCTACTTTTCTTTGCTTCACTTGGATTTctttatgtttttatattttcttagatAATCCATCATTTGGGTTTAGAAATTATGAACTAACTTTATGATAAATGTTGAATGATATTATTTTACGAGTTAATATCATttggttacttttttattattgtaatttatttatatttgcgTTAATGCAtatttaagattgatcaccttttacatgatTCATGATCCTAATATGAAATCTAAAaaagtaaatattaaaaatgctcTAATTGAACAAACATagattttgatgtgaaacgagagtattcacataATTTATGTGACTTTTAGATTATTAATCGATGCAAATTATATGCTGTTTTATTTGAGAGATACAGTAATTGACATATAATTTAGAACCTTTATGATTTGAAAGagtttaaattatattataatctaTCATCACTTGAGAAGAAAAATAATAGTTAAATAACATTAATAATTTGATAATTGAATCAACTAAAATTATATTGTTAATTTCACATCCATAAttaaatacatttaattaatttctttagtTTTCTATTATATAActttacaaccaaataaaaatataggtCTAATTTAGTTAGCAATCAAATATAAATCTTGTGGGTTCAATCTCATCTGTGTGAgctaaattttgtaattatttcacctttctcttctctattttgaaCAAATGAGCATTATAACTCATTTCACGTGAGCGCTCTAAATAACAAGTATGTAAAAGACACAAGAATTATAGTAATTCAATAGATTTTGATATGCTTAGTCTACTTTAGAAAGATAGATTGTGATTAATTTATTCTTAATTATCTGATCATCCCTTTATATAATCATTTAGTTATATAACCGATTAGTCAGGACCGTTACAACATTAATTGCacacttaattaaaataaaaatcttttATGAAATATATCTAAGAATAGTTTTGATCGTTCTTATTTAATACTTAAACGTGTGTGACTACTTTAGTCACACATTGGTCATTCGTATTCTTAATAATATGTAAACTCCCAGGTTCACTAGAGTTACCGCATGCATTGGATCTTTGGACCATCTGCATGCATGCATAAACCTCTCAGGGTTTTTATAAAGGCGAGAAGCTACTAAGATTTCATATTATAGAATGCATTAAAATGGTCTTGTATTGGACATTTATGTACTGATAACATAGGACTCGTGGGTCCATGACAAGTTGTCGCGTATAGTAGTCATTTGGACTAATTAATCACTGTAACGATGAGATCTTTACATAGGACACAGGAAAGAAATACTGACTCATCGCATATATATTCGATGTATGTTTTGATTGTGTTAACTTCTTTTTATGTCTCACTTTCAACTTATTTACTATGCAACTCATAGTGTGTGACTATACTTTATCTCGGTCACACATTCTTGCATGTTTCTATTATGCAAAGAAAATCCTATCGGGCTTATACATCATTATTTTTCTATTGAGAGTTGTATACACATGTCAATTAAATAGTGTACTTTTTATTTTAGGTAAAAAAATTCATTctataacaatataaaagtaattaaattataaataactcATATAATAGTGATAAAAGGgaatttgagaaaatagaatatGAATTTGGACATGTATTAAAAACAAAGGTATAAACACACtactaaaaaaaagtatatttcTCGACATTTTTAAACATTTGACTACTGTATTATTTGTATTATTATCGGTTTCTATAATTATTACCTATTCCACCGTCATAAAATTATAGTAGAATAGACAATGATTTAAAacagttgattttttttaccaACGATTTAAAATCTTCGGCAATAGTAAacactataatcaataattttgAACCGtcacattaaaaagaaaaaagagaaccaAATTGTCTCCTGAAACATTCACCACAACTGCAAACTAACAAGCCCAGCCAGCCAGACCTACACAtctcaaataaaaaatagtcaCAATAATAAATGTATACACATATCAAATTAAAGAACAACAAAATGAATAAATACAAATGAAAGTCAAGAGAGATTACTCGAGAATGATATTTGACGAGATGGGTGATGTGACTTGTGGTGGTGCCGACTGTCGAGGAGGTGTGACTGGAAGGCGGTGTCGACTGATGAGGTGGTGCAATTGCAAAGGAGACTGAGATAGACCACTTGGTGCGAGTGGTGGTGTAGCTCCGTCTGATTGGCGGCTATACTGCTGTGCTCCTTCAGAGAGAGAgacgagagagagaagagagagaacgAGAGATAGCGgatgagtgagagagagagagagataaattGAAATGTAAAATTAATGAGATATATCTTGATTTGGGGGGTTTTTatgtataaaatatatatttatatgtattgaGTATCTTGACGGTTTAAACCGAGTGTTGAAATTTCgcttaatttttaaatgattatattaaattgtcaAGATTATTTTACGATTGTATAAAACTGTTGAAAGTATCTAATTATAACCGAGATTTTAAATAGTCACATATTTTATAGTTGTGAAAACAAAACTAACTCAGCACAATACAAATTCGAACACCAAATTTATAAACTTTACCATACTGGGCAGGAGCCTTCCCTATAAAAAGTTGTCAGGGCacataatttgatttttcatgagCTAATATTATCCATATTTTTGCACTTGTACTTTAGAGCTCTAATCATGACCAAGATTAATTATGAAAGGAAAATCACAAATATGTTGAAGAA is a window from the Cannabis sativa cultivar Pink pepper isolate KNU-18-1 chromosome 1, ASM2916894v1, whole genome shotgun sequence genome containing:
- the LOC115708053 gene encoding uncharacterized protein LOC115708053, which produces MGKNQAYKAMQRARLGSTSAGPDEVEDGMVDGSFHSPEWHAARLASLKTSHTITWEEYKKKQKEDELRKGELEKDTDRMMREYRAQLDAERSRKLSQGRNHSSSSSTRKRDRKEKDLKKRSSSSSKRKKHSSRRRSSESSSSSSSSEDSSSSDEEEKEARRSKSRSKRSKKEKKHKSKTKHAGNGNDDKAEGPVPLSRFFESVKS
- the LOC115708050 gene encoding mitogen-activated protein kinase homolog NTF4, whose product is MDGAQPQPTDTVMSDAAHPEPQPQPHPPMGMDSIPATLSHGGRFIQYNIFGNIFEVTAKYKPPIMPIGKGAYGIVCSALNSETNESVAIKKIANAFDNKIDAKRTLREIKLLRHMDHENVVAIRDIIPPPQKEVFNDVYIAYELMDTDLHQIIRSNQTLSEEHCQYFLYQILRGLKYIHSANVLHRDLKPSNLLLNANCDLKICDFGLARVTSETDFMTEYVVTRWYRAPELLLNSADYTAAIDVWSVGCIFMELMDRKPLFPGRDHVNQLNLLMELIGTPSEAELGFLNENAKRYIRSMTVQRRQSFTEKFPHVHPAAIDLVEKMLTFDPRQRITVEDALAHPYLTSLHDISDEPVCMTPFNFDFEQRALTEEQMKALIYQEAMAFNPEYQQ